From Flexistipes sp.:
AGGTTCCTGTATCGGGGAAAATGATAAACAGGTTTTTTTCAGGTTCTATGCAGCCTCTGGATGATATGCCGATGTTTGTCAGGGAAAAAGATATTCCCGTTACGGGCTATGTTATTAATCCTGTTGCAAGGAAGTCCCCTGAGGATATGGTAAAGACGGGTTTTTCTTTTATTGATGGTCTCAATACCCTGGTAATGGGGCAGAAACTGCCGATTTTTTCACTATCCGGACTTCCCTCTGCCAGAGTTGTGGTTGATATTATCAACAATGCGTTCGGGGAGGAATCCGAAAGTGATTCGCTGATTGTATTTGCTGCACTCGGCTTGTCATATTACGAGAGTGAGTACTATATGAATAATATTAAAGACAGTGCCACGGATAACATCTGTTTTCTGAACATGGCGGATGATCCGCTGATTGAGCGCCTTTTAACTCCCCGGTATGCACTGAGCACAGCTGAGTATTTTGCATATGAAAAGAAGAAAAACGTTCTGGTAATTATAGCGGATATAACAAATTACTGTGAAGCTTTAAGAGAAATTTCTGCACTCAGGGAGGAGTTGCCCGGCAGGCGCGGTTACCCGGGTTATATGTACTCAGATCTGGCATCCATTTATGAAAGAGCCGGAAGGGTTAAAGGGATGGAGGGATCGGTTACGCTTTTACCGGTTTTGACCGTTCCTGAGGATGATATAACGCACCCTATAGCCGATTTAACCGGATATATCACGGAAGGCCAAATTGTATTTTCAAGGGATATGCAGCAGGCCGGTATCTATCCGCCTGTTGACATCCTGAAAAGTCTTTCAAGGCTTATGCAGAAGGGAATGAAATCTGATGAGCATAAAAAAATTACAAAGGGTATTTTCAGCAATTATGCCAAAGGGTGTAAGTTGAGGCAGATGGAAAGTATTGTGGGCAGAGAAGGGATGAGTAAAGAGGATATCAATCTATTGAATTTTGCAGATACCGTTGAAAACCAATTCTTGCACCAGGAGGAAAAAAGAAGTCTGGAAGAGACGCTGGGAATCGGTGATAAAATCCTGAAAGAAGCGGGACTGCGCTGATGCTCCAACATACGAGAACCAAACTTATAGAGCTGAAAAACAGCATAAGCACTGTTGAAAACAGTATTTCCATCCTAAATACAAAAAGGGCCGCCCTCATAGGTGAGCTTATGAAGATAACCCGCCTGTACTACGACAAAAAGGAAATAATAAAGGATAAATATGCAAAAGCACTTTCCCAGCTGGATAAATCAAGACGGCTTGACGGCAGCGGGTTTTTTGACTCAGCACTGCAGAGTGCCATAAGGGAAATTGAATTTGAAGTTAAAAGTTATAACTTGTGGGGTGTACCGATCAAGGAAGTTAGGATTCCGGGATCTGTGATTCCCGAAACGAATAAAAGGAATCTGGGATTTTTGACATCCAGCACATTTTTCGAAAAGACTGTACAGGATTTTGAGTCTCTTGTGAACGAGCTTTTGGACAATATCAACTATGAGTATAAGATTAAAAGGCTGTCTGCGGAAGTGGTGAAAATCAACAGGCGTATAAATGTTCTGGAGCAGAAAATACTTCCCGGGATAAAGTCGGATATTAAAAATATTCAGCAGCATCTCAGCGAAAGGGAGAGAGCTGAGTTCATCAAACTCAAATACTTCAAAAATGTTCTCAGAGAGCGCTGAAAGACAGTTTGATTTACCGGTTCTAAGTTTTGCGTTCCTTATACAATAGTCTAAAGGGTTCAGGGGGAAGAAAGTTGAATGAGGTTGAAACAGTTGATTTGGATGAGTGGAAGAATAGTATGTTAGTATTAAGAGCTAAGTATTAAGTTTAGTTAAACAATGAATAAACAAGGTATAAAACTGTGTGCTAGGTAGGCTGGCGCCTCAAATACCTTTAACAACCTCCGCGTTACACATATAAATGTGTAAATTTTTGGGTGATGCCAAAAGTTCTTATCTGTTGAATTTAATTTGATTTTTTAATATTATTTTTGGATGTCTGAAAATCATATCAAAATTTTGCTGTTAAGTGCTTATGAAGCCAAAAGCCATAAGTGCTGGCGGAAGTTTATGGAGGAAAATTTCACGAAGTATAAGTTTACTTCAGTTGTGCTTCCGCCCCGTTTTTTCTCTTGGAGGATTCACGGCAACCCTCTTATTTTCAGAGAATATGAAACAGAAAAACTGACAGAAAACTACGATTTAATTATTGCCACTTCAATGTGCGATGTTGCTACGATAAAAGGTTTCTTTCCCAATTTGGCCGGGATACCGGTAATTGTTTATTTTCACGAAAATCAGTTTGCATATCCGGAAACGGAGCGTGTGAAAAGTTATCAGGATGCCCAGATAAAAAGTATCAATTCCGCCGCTGTTGCTGAAAAGCTATTGTTTAACAGTTTTTATAATATGCAGACTTTTCTGGAGGAAGGTGAAAAACTGCTTAAAAAAATGCCGGATTTCAACAAAATAAAAATTTTTGAAAAGCTGGCAGCCAAAAGTGAGGTGCTGCCCGTCCCCATTTACCCTCTGGGCTTTGACAAAAAAACTGCAAATAACACCCCTGTTATTTTGTGGAACCACCGGTGGGAGTACGACAAAGCACCCGAAAGGTTTTTTCAAGCAATAAATAAACTCCGAAATAAGGGATACTCATTCAAATTGAATGTCGTCGGCCAGCAGTTTCGCAGACAGCCTGAATGTTTTGATAAATACAAAAACATTTTCAGAGATGAAATATTGCACTGGGGTTATATAAAGGATATTGATAAATACCATGAAATCTTACGAAATTCAGATTTTGTTGTCTCAGCTTCCCTGCATGAATTTCAGGGTTTAGCGGTACTGGAAGCCGTGTCTGCAGGGGCTGTGCCTGTTGTTCCCGACCGTATGGCATACAGAGAAATTTTTCAGGATATATACAGATATGCCTCGCATAAAAATGAGCCGGAAAAAGACATTAGTGCTTTGGTGGAAAAGATGGAAATATTTATTGAGAAATACAACAAGGGAGAATATATTCCAACACCTGATATATCCGGTTTTTACGTTTCAAACCTTAAGAGCAGATATGAGAGGGTGTTTGCGCAAATAATTGCTCGTTAATTTTGCCGCAACAGGTTATTATAGATACTGAACTTTGATTTTTTAAAACAGTCTAATCTTACACAGTGTTTTTGTTTGAAATGTAAATTTGTCTGAGTGATTGTATATTCAAGTTTCGCACTTGCATCTTTTGCAAGTCTTTGTTCACCCTGTTAAATATCAGCTTCGCTGATTGCCTGTGGCATTTAACAGGGCAGGGAGTGATAATGACGAAGCAATCTCTATTTTTATATTATTTTGAGATTGCCAAGACCCTGTTTTCACAGGGTCTCGCAATGACCGAACTAAGTGCGAAACTTGATTATATAATTGTATAATTTGAGTTTCTGCAATTGCTCATATTGTTGATAATGAAAAAACAGGACAAAAGTTAATGAAATGTAAATACCTTCTTTTGACAGTTTTGATTTTGCCGATGGTTTTTTCCTGCACTGTTTTCAAACCTGAAATTTCACAGGTTGAAACTGTGCTTGATAACAGCAAAGGTTCTGCAGCTGCCGGTTTTATCGACAATGAGACTCTGTGGTGGAATATTTTTGACAGTCCGGAAATTTCAAAACTTATGGATAAAGCTTTTGGTAACAACTTTAATATCAAAGCGGCTTATTACCGAATAAAACAGGCTCAGGCATCCTACAGAAAATCTTACAGCGGGTACTATCCTTCTGCCGACTTAAGTCTGGAGAGGAGTTACAATAAACAAAAACAGAAAAATCTTGATGCCGTTACCACCGATAAATGGAGTCTTGGGCTGAATGTCAGCTATGAAGCCGATATATGGGGCAAGACCAGTGCTGAAGCTGAAAGTGCAGCTTTACAGGTTGATATA
This genomic window contains:
- a CDS encoding tRNA-queuosine alpha-mannosyltransferase domain-containing protein, with the protein product MSENHIKILLLSAYEAKSHKCWRKFMEENFTKYKFTSVVLPPRFFSWRIHGNPLIFREYETEKLTENYDLIIATSMCDVATIKGFFPNLAGIPVIVYFHENQFAYPETERVKSYQDAQIKSINSAAVAEKLLFNSFYNMQTFLEEGEKLLKKMPDFNKIKIFEKLAAKSEVLPVPIYPLGFDKKTANNTPVILWNHRWEYDKAPERFFQAINKLRNKGYSFKLNVVGQQFRRQPECFDKYKNIFRDEILHWGYIKDIDKYHEILRNSDFVVSASLHEFQGLAVLEAVSAGAVPVVPDRMAYREIFQDIYRYASHKNEPEKDISALVEKMEIFIEKYNKGEYIPTPDISGFYVSNLKSRYERVFAQIIAR
- a CDS encoding V-type ATP synthase subunit B, producing MRLSNHVYRTVDEISGQLIFVEGVNRAKIGELVKIIDKTGNVETDAEVLQVEGDRVMLQLVDLPLGMQKKSATAIFTDKISKVPVSGKMINRFFSGSMQPLDDMPMFVREKDIPVTGYVINPVARKSPEDMVKTGFSFIDGLNTLVMGQKLPIFSLSGLPSARVVVDIINNAFGEESESDSLIVFAALGLSYYESEYYMNNIKDSATDNICFLNMADDPLIERLLTPRYALSTAEYFAYEKKKNVLVIIADITNYCEALREISALREELPGRRGYPGYMYSDLASIYERAGRVKGMEGSVTLLPVLTVPEDDITHPIADLTGYITEGQIVFSRDMQQAGIYPPVDILKSLSRLMQKGMKSDEHKKITKGIFSNYAKGCKLRQMESIVGREGMSKEDINLLNFADTVENQFLHQEEKRSLEETLGIGDKILKEAGLR
- a CDS encoding V-type ATP synthase subunit D, encoding MLQHTRTKLIELKNSISTVENSISILNTKRAALIGELMKITRLYYDKKEIIKDKYAKALSQLDKSRRLDGSGFFDSALQSAIREIEFEVKSYNLWGVPIKEVRIPGSVIPETNKRNLGFLTSSTFFEKTVQDFESLVNELLDNINYEYKIKRLSAEVVKINRRINVLEQKILPGIKSDIKNIQQHLSERERAEFIKLKYFKNVLRER